The Miscanthus floridulus cultivar M001 chromosome 7, ASM1932011v1, whole genome shotgun sequence genome includes a region encoding these proteins:
- the LOC136465918 gene encoding putative protein phosphatase 2C 24, producing the protein MGNRMGRGEMEKHMAQTMIQIDRRIPDGLRAAFGISRTKLPLLWLPSQQDEAANFAAVLLAPRDDDGASDPMDCNEAEPEGDLGMAFASCYIKDHDEDAHFGHAEAGVIGVADGVGGYRSKGVDASAFSRALMHNAFAEVAMTAVPGTRFCPRALLERAHQMTAAAHTPAASTAAIVSLAGRTLKWAYVGDSGFVVIRDGRILLRSQPQQHYFNCPYQLSSKQDSSRLADAVVGEVAAKEGDIVILGTDGLFDNVFDDEIERMVRMGTALGFAPENMAEVMAGFACEAASCADRDTPYSSLGRTQPGSAFFTGGKPDDITVTVAYIARRHHARTTSTAAATIHACCRRPHHAASASATTPPLSAKGMELAPGPRRRPLRRLGCAAAGSPP; encoded by the exons atggggaaCCGCATGGGCAGAGGAGAGATGGAGAAGCACATGGCGCAAACCATGATCCAAATCGACAGGCGGATCCCCGACGGCCTCCGCGCCGCCTTCGGCATATCCCGCACCAAGCTGCCGCTTTTGTGGTTGCCCAGCCAACAGGACGAGGCAGCAAACTTCGCCGCGGTGCTGCTCGCGCcgcgcgacgacgacggcgccagCGACCCCATGGACTGCAACGAGGCGGAGCCAGAGGGAGACCTGGGGATGGCGTTCGCGTCCTGCTACATAAAGGATCACGACGAGGACGCTCACTTCGGGCACGCCGAGGCCGGCGTCATTGGCGTGGCGGACGGCGTCGGCGGGTACCGCAGCAAGGGCGTCGACGCGTCGGCGTTCTCCCGCGCGCTCATGCACAACGCCTTCGCGGAGGTGGCGATGACCGCCGTCCCCGGCACGCGCTTCTGCCCCCGCGCACTGCTGGAGCGAGCGCACCAGATGACGGCCGCGGCGCACACGCCCGCCGCGTCCACGGCGGCCATCGTCTCCCTCGCTGGCCGGACCCTCAAGTGGGCGTACGTCGGCGACAGCGGGTTCGTGGTGATCCGCGACGGCAGGATCCTGCTTCGGTCGCAGCCGCAGCAGCACTACTTCAACTGCCCATACCAGCTCAGCTCAAAGCAAGACAGCAGCAGGCTCGCCGACGCGGTGGTCGGCGAGGTGGCGGCGAAGGAAGGCGACATTGTAATTCTGGGTACGGACGGGCTGTTTGACAACGTGTTTGACGACGAGATCGAGCGCATGGTGCGGATGGGCACGGCGTTGGGGTTCGCGCCCGAGAACATGGCGGAGGTCATGGCGGGCTTCGCTTGCGAGGCTGCGAGCTGCGCCGACAGAGACACGCCGTACAGCTCCTTGGGCCGGACACAGCCAGGTAGCGCTTTCTTCACGGGCGGGAAGCCGGATGACATCACTGTAACCGTCGCCTACATT gcacgccgacaccacgcccgcaccaccagcaccgccgccgccaccatccacGCCTGCTGCCGCCGCCCACACCACGCCGCATCCGCATccgccaccacgccgccgctCTCGGCCAAGGGGATGGAGCTTGCCCCTGGCCCGCGCCGCCGTCCCCTCCGCCGCCTGGGGTGCGCCGCCGCCGGGTCCCCTCCCTAG